The sequence below is a genomic window from Chloroflexota bacterium.
GATTTTTCAGCGAGGTGATTCAGCATACGCCGCTCGACGGCGTGCAGACCCAGCTCGCGAGCAAGATTAAAGAAAAGATGGCCGGATGGCAAGTAGAGGATTGATACGTGGCGAAATTTGTCAGAGCGGCGTCGCTTGACGATATTCCGGAAGGACGGGCAATCGTCGTTGACATTGAGGGCGATAGCCTTGCGCTCGCCCGCGTCGATGGCGATGTCTATTGCATTGATAACGTCTGTACGCATGACGGCGGCCCTCTGGGAGAGGGCGAGCTGGACGGTACCGCGCTGGAGTGCCCACGACACGGGGCCCGCTTCGACGTCTGCACGGGCCGCGCGCTGAGCTTTCCAGCGGTTGTGCCGGTTAATGCGTATGATGTGAAAATTGAAGGCCAGGACGTCTTGGTGGATTTGGGATAGTCCACCCCGCGAAATGGCGCACTACGACTTGGATAGGACAGTGCACAATGGAAAATGACTTTGATGTGCACGCCGTGCGGCAGGACTTCCCAATCTTGGGGACTCAGGTACACGGCAAGCAGTTAGTGTACTTGGATAATGCCGCAACATCGCAAAAGCCGCAGGCGGTCATTGACAGCCTCGTGCAATACTACTCGCGGTACAATGCCAACGTTCACCGCGGCATTTACACGTTAAGTGAACAAGCGACCGCGGCGTATGAAAATGCACGGGCTAAGGTCGCGGCCTTCATCAACGCCCCTTCCCCGGAGTGCATCATCTTCACCCGCAATACCACTGAGGCCATTAATATGGTGCGGTATGCGTGGGGCACTGACAACGTGCGTGCAGATGACGAGATACTTATTTCGGAAATGGAGCATCACTCTAATCTGGTGCCATGGCAGTTGCTGGCGCAGGAAAAGGGAGCGGAACTGCGCTTTCTGCGGGTCAACAATGAAGGCCGGCTCATGTTGGACGGCCTCGACGTCTTGATTACGGAAAAGACGCGGCTGATTGCGGTCACGCACGTATCTAATGTTCTGGGCACCATTAACCCGGTAAAGGGAATCATCAAGAAAGCGCACAAGAATGGGGCGCTCGTGTTGCTTGACGCCGCGCAGAGCGTTCCCCACATGCCGGTGGACGTACAAGAGTTGGATTGCGACTTCCTGGCGTTTTCCGGTCACAAGATGATGGGGCCGACCGGCGTAGGCGTGCTCTTTGCCAAGCCACATCTGCTCGAGGCGATGCGGCCCTTTATGGGCGGCGGCAGTATGATACGCAAGGTCATGCTCACGGACTCGACCTGGGCTGACGTGCCGCAGAAATTTGAAGCGGGCACCCCCAATATTGCGGATGTGATTGCCCTGGGTGCGGCAGTTGACTATCTGAATGATCTTGGCATGGACAATATTCGCGAGCATGAAATAGAGATTACCCAGTATGCCCTAGACGCATTGCGTGAGGTCTCCGGCATCAAGCTGTTTGGGCCTTGGGAAGTGCAGAGTCGCGCCGGTGTTGTGTCGTTTGTCTTGGATGGCGTGCACCCGCACGACATTGCGCAAATACTCGATAGCGATGCGGTGGCGGTGCGCGCGGGACACCATTGCTGTCAACCGCTCATGCGACGATTCAATGTGCCGGCCACGGCTCGCGCGAGCTTCTATGCATATACCACCGAGGAAGAGGTGGACGCGCTGATTGAGGGTTTACACA
It includes:
- a CDS encoding non-heme iron oxygenase ferredoxin subunit, with amino-acid sequence MAKFVRAASLDDIPEGRAIVVDIEGDSLALARVDGDVYCIDNVCTHDGGPLGEGELDGTALECPRHGARFDVCTGRALSFPAVVPVNAYDVKIEGQDVLVDLG
- a CDS encoding cysteine desulfurase produces the protein MENDFDVHAVRQDFPILGTQVHGKQLVYLDNAATSQKPQAVIDSLVQYYSRYNANVHRGIYTLSEQATAAYENARAKVAAFINAPSPECIIFTRNTTEAINMVRYAWGTDNVRADDEILISEMEHHSNLVPWQLLAQEKGAELRFLRVNNEGRLMLDGLDVLITEKTRLIAVTHVSNVLGTINPVKGIIKKAHKNGALVLLDAAQSVPHMPVDVQELDCDFLAFSGHKMMGPTGVGVLFAKPHLLEAMRPFMGGGSMIRKVMLTDSTWADVPQKFEAGTPNIADVIALGAAVDYLNDLGMDNIREHEIEITQYALDALREVSGIKLFGPWEVQSRAGVVSFVLDGVHPHDIAQILDSDAVAVRAGHHCCQPLMRRFNVPATARASFYAYTTEEEVDALIEGLHKSQRVFGHAVERSL